One genomic region from Deferribacterota bacterium encodes:
- a CDS encoding alcohol dehydrogenase catalytic domain-containing protein: MKAVCINAPEHIVLKDIEKPDITKNNILIRVKAVGICGSDIAAFAGKNPLVTYPRVIGHEIAGEVIKVPGDINSFAIGDRVVIEPYIYCGACYPCSLERFNCCENLKVLGVHVDGGLCEYIAHPSHLLHKVEKNVDWYLLALVEPLSIAVHAVHRSKLRKGEHIVITGCGPIGLLIALYANLIGGIPIVIDPLQKRLNLAKSLGIQYVLNPNSDNVYNNIKDITKGVMAPVLIEASGDSSAISLSLQYASNAGRIVFVGWPKSDVPLKTSLITKKEVDLMGSRNSCKNFPECIDIVLNRKINIEGIISKVIDFEKVPMII; the protein is encoded by the coding sequence ATTAATGCACCAGAACATATAGTTTTAAAAGATATTGAAAAACCAGATATAACAAAGAATAATATATTGATTAGAGTTAAAGCAGTAGGTATTTGTGGATCAGATATTGCTGCTTTTGCTGGCAAAAATCCATTAGTAACATACCCACGTGTTATTGGTCATGAAATTGCTGGTGAAGTTATTAAAGTGCCAGGTGATATAAATAGTTTTGCCATAGGTGATAGAGTTGTTATAGAACCGTATATTTATTGTGGAGCTTGTTATCCTTGCTCATTAGAAAGATTTAATTGTTGTGAGAACTTAAAAGTATTAGGTGTTCACGTAGATGGTGGCTTGTGTGAATATATTGCACATCCATCACACTTACTACATAAAGTTGAAAAAAATGTTGATTGGTATCTATTGGCCCTTGTTGAACCACTATCTATAGCAGTTCATGCTGTTCATAGATCAAAGCTTAGAAAAGGTGAGCATATAGTTATTACAGGTTGTGGCCCTATAGGTTTACTAATAGCACTTTATGCAAATTTAATTGGTGGTATACCAATAGTAATTGATCCTTTGCAGAAAAGGCTAAACCTGGCAAAATCATTGGGTATTCAATATGTATTAAATCCTAATTCCGATAATGTTTATAATAACATTAAAGACATAACAAAGGGCGTAATGGCTCCAGTTTTGATTGAGGCTTCTGGAGATAGCTCTGCTATATCATTAAGCTTACAATATGCCTCAAATGCAGGCAGGATAGTTTTTGTTGGATGGCCTAAAAGTGATGTACCTTTGAAAACCTCACTGATAACAAAAAAAGAAGTTGATCTAATGGGGTCACGTAACAGTTGCAAAAATTTTCCAGAATGTATAGATATAGTATTGAATAGAAAAATTAATATTGAGGGGATTATATCTAAAGTTATAGATTTTGAAAAAGTGCCTATGATTATATGA
- a CDS encoding IclR family transcriptional regulator, with product MQSVRKVINVLEYVIYSPKPVSINQAARDLNMSVSNVYKYLSELYKCGLLIKSNDKTYTPSLKVVEYSSTILKRISIRELAHPFLVDLMAKTGQTVHLGIREGSKGVYVDKVEGPNSLPMVSKIGASFDLYSTALGKAMLAFLEDFEINKYLKTVKLVKKAKNTLTNQDKLRKDLEDIKKRHFSMDMEENEDGIICIGAPIFDFNGSVIAAVSLSTIASKLNEQLINEYTDKVLICAKEISNLAGCKV from the coding sequence ATGCAGTCAGTTAGAAAAGTGATAAATGTGCTTGAGTATGTTATATATTCACCAAAGCCAGTAAGTATCAATCAGGCTGCCAGAGATCTTAATATGTCAGTTTCAAATGTATATAAATATTTATCAGAGCTATATAAATGTGGTCTTTTGATAAAGTCAAATGATAAAACTTATACCCCATCATTAAAAGTTGTTGAATATAGTAGCACTATATTAAAAAGAATAAGTATAAGGGAGCTAGCACATCCCTTTCTTGTTGATTTAATGGCAAAAACAGGGCAAACTGTTCATTTGGGAATAAGGGAAGGTTCTAAAGGTGTATATGTTGATAAAGTAGAAGGCCCTAATAGTCTTCCAATGGTATCTAAAATAGGAGCATCCTTTGATTTATACTCTACTGCTTTAGGGAAGGCAATGTTGGCTTTTTTAGAAGATTTTGAGATTAATAAATATTTAAAGACTGTAAAATTAGTAAAAAAAGCAAAAAACACCCTAACAAATCAAGATAAATTAAGAAAAGATTTAGAGGATATAAAAAAAAGGCACTTCTCTATGGATATGGAAGAAAATGAGGATGGCATAATTTGTATAGGTGCACCTATTTTTGATTTTAATGGCAGTGTTATTGCTGCCGTTAGTTTATCAACAATAGCTAGTAAATTGAATGAACAACTGATTAATGAATATACTGATAAGGTTTTAATATGTGCTAAAGAGATATCAAATCTCGCCGGATGTAAAGTGTAA